A DNA window from Streptomyces canus contains the following coding sequences:
- the treS gene encoding maltose alpha-D-glucosyltransferase produces the protein MIVNEPVHDTFEDTPAKDRDPDWFKRAVFYEVLVRSFQDSNGDGVGDLKGLTAKLDYLQWLGVDCLWLPPFFKSPLRDGGYDVSDYTAVLPEFGDLADFVEFVDAAHHRGMRVIIDFVMNHTSDQHPWFQESRANPDGPYGDYYVWADDDKQYQDARIIFVDTEASNWTFDPVRKQYFWHRFFSHQPDLNYENPAVQEEMISALRFWLDLGIDGFRLDAVPYLYQQEGTNCENLPATHEFLKRVRKEIDASYPDTVILAEANQWPEDVVDYFGDYESGGDECHMAFHFPVMPRIFMAVRRESRYPVSEILAKTPAIPNNCQWGIFLRNHDELTLEMVTDEERDYMWAEYAKDPRMRANIGIRRRLAPLLENDRNQIELFTALLLSLPGSPILYYGDEIGMGDNIWLGDRDAVRTPMQWTPDRNAGFSSCDPGRLYLPTIMDPVYGYQVTNVEASMASPSSLLHWTRRMIEIRKQNAAFGLGSYTELPSSNPAVIAFLREYEDDLVLCVHNFSRFAQPTELDLSAFEGRHPVELFGGVRFPAIGELPYLLTLAGHGFYWFRLRKEAA, from the coding sequence ATGATCGTCAACGAGCCCGTCCACGACACCTTCGAGGACACCCCCGCCAAGGACCGGGACCCGGACTGGTTCAAGCGGGCCGTCTTCTACGAGGTCCTCGTCCGCTCCTTCCAGGACAGCAACGGCGACGGCGTCGGCGACCTGAAAGGCCTGACCGCCAAACTCGACTACCTCCAGTGGCTGGGCGTCGACTGCCTGTGGCTGCCGCCGTTCTTCAAGTCACCGCTCAGGGACGGCGGTTACGACGTCTCCGACTACACCGCCGTGCTGCCGGAGTTCGGTGACCTCGCCGACTTCGTGGAGTTCGTCGACGCCGCCCATCACCGCGGCATGCGCGTGATCATCGACTTCGTCATGAACCACACCAGCGACCAGCACCCGTGGTTCCAGGAGTCCCGCGCCAACCCCGACGGCCCCTACGGCGACTACTACGTGTGGGCGGACGACGACAAGCAGTACCAGGACGCCCGGATCATCTTCGTCGACACCGAGGCCTCCAACTGGACCTTCGACCCGGTCCGCAAGCAGTACTTCTGGCACCGCTTCTTCTCCCACCAGCCGGACCTCAACTACGAGAACCCGGCCGTCCAGGAGGAGATGATCTCCGCCCTGCGGTTCTGGCTGGACCTGGGCATCGACGGCTTCCGCCTCGATGCCGTGCCGTACCTGTACCAGCAGGAGGGCACCAACTGCGAAAATCTTCCGGCGACCCACGAGTTCCTCAAGCGGGTCCGCAAGGAGATCGACGCGTCCTACCCGGACACGGTGATCCTGGCGGAGGCGAACCAGTGGCCGGAGGACGTCGTCGACTACTTCGGCGACTACGAGTCCGGCGGCGACGAATGCCACATGGCGTTCCATTTCCCGGTCATGCCCCGCATCTTCATGGCGGTACGGCGGGAGTCGCGCTACCCCGTCTCGGAAATCCTCGCCAAGACGCCGGCGATCCCCAACAACTGCCAGTGGGGCATCTTCCTGCGCAACCACGATGAGCTCACCCTCGAAATGGTCACCGACGAGGAACGCGACTACATGTGGGCCGAATACGCGAAGGACCCGCGTATGCGCGCCAACATCGGCATCCGGCGGCGGCTCGCCCCCCTGCTCGAGAACGACCGCAATCAGATCGAGCTCTTCACCGCCCTGCTGCTGTCCCTGCCCGGCTCGCCGATCCTCTACTACGGCGACGAGATCGGCATGGGCGACAACATCTGGCTCGGCGACCGCGACGCCGTACGCACCCCCATGCAGTGGACACCGGACCGTAACGCAGGCTTTTCCTCCTGCGACCCCGGGCGGCTCTATCTGCCGACCATCATGGATCCGGTCTACGGCTACCAGGTCACCAACGTCGAGGCGTCGATGGCGTCGCCCTCGTCGTTGCTGCACTGGACCCGTCGGATGATCGAGATCCGCAAGCAGAACGCCGCCTTCGGCCTCGGCTCCTACACCGAGCTCCCGTCGTCGAACCCGGCGGTGATCGCGTTCCTGAGGGAGTACGAGGACGACCTGGTCCTGTGCGTGCACAACTTCTCCCGGTTCGCGCAGCCGACGGAGCTGGATCTCAGCGCGTTCGAGGGCAGGCATCCGGTCGAGCTGTTCGGCGGGGTGCGGTTCCCGGCCATCGGTGAGCTGCCGTACTTGCTGACCCTGGCCGGGCACGGCTTCTACTGGTTCCGGCTCCGCAAGGAAGCCGCATAG
- a CDS encoding alpha-1,4-glucan--maltose-1-phosphate maltosyltransferase: protein MPATHHSSAPPTSSTDASTTRPVDPGPPRQERPSTPAGPAPAIGRIPVLDVRPVVQRGRRPAKAVTGETFEISATVFREGHDAVAANVVLKDPEGRAGPWTPLHELTPGTDRWGATVTAGSPGLWTFTVEAWGDPVTTWRHHAQIKIPAGMDTELVLEEGARLYERAAAGVPDDGRNGVILAAIRALRDETRPAAARLAAALTPEVDAVLARYPLRELITASETLPLLVERERALFGSWYEFFPRSEGTPQRPHGTFRTAARRLPAIAAMGFDVVYLPPIHPIGSTFRKGRNNTLSAGPDDVGVPWAIGSPEGGHDAVHPDLGTIEDFDWFVKEAGKHDLEIALDFALQCSPDHPWVHKHPEWFHHRPDGTIAYAENPPKKYQDIYPIAFDADMDGLIAETLRVLRHWMDHGVRIFRVDNPHTKPVVFWERVIADINATDPDVIFLAEAFTRPAMMHTLAQIGFQQSYTYFTWRTTKEELTEYLSELSGEAASYMRPNFFANTPDILHEFLQHGGRPAFALRAVLAATLSPTWGIYSGYELAENTPLREGSEEYLNSEKYQLKTRDWDREDSLAPLITQLNMIRRDSPALRQLRDLHFHHADKDEVIAYSKRNGSNTVLVVVNLDPHHTQEATVSLDMPQLGLEWHESVPVRDELTGETYHWGRANYVRLEPGTRPAHILTVLRPSTPQIGGSPTT from the coding sequence ATGCCCGCCACGCACCATTCGTCAGCACCCCCGACGTCCAGCACCGACGCGTCCACCACGCGCCCCGTCGACCCCGGACCACCGCGCCAGGAGCGACCCTCCACACCAGCGGGACCGGCTCCGGCCATCGGGCGCATACCCGTCCTCGACGTCCGCCCGGTGGTCCAGCGCGGGCGTCGGCCGGCCAAGGCGGTCACCGGCGAGACGTTCGAGATCTCGGCCACCGTGTTCCGTGAGGGCCATGACGCGGTCGCCGCGAATGTCGTACTCAAGGATCCGGAAGGCCGCGCCGGACCGTGGACCCCCCTGCACGAACTGACCCCGGGCACCGACCGCTGGGGCGCCACCGTCACCGCCGGCAGCCCTGGTCTGTGGACCTTCACGGTCGAGGCCTGGGGCGACCCCGTCACCACCTGGCGGCACCACGCCCAGATCAAGATCCCGGCGGGCATGGACACCGAACTGGTCCTGGAGGAGGGCGCCCGGCTCTACGAACGGGCCGCCGCCGGCGTGCCCGACGACGGCCGGAACGGCGTGATCCTCGCGGCCATCCGCGCCCTCCGCGACGAGACCCGGCCCGCCGCCGCCCGTCTCGCGGCCGCGTTGACGCCCGAGGTGGACGCGGTACTGGCGAGGTACCCGCTGCGGGAGTTGATCACGGCGTCGGAGACGCTGCCGTTGCTGGTGGAGCGGGAGCGGGCGCTGTTCGGGTCGTGGTACGAGTTCTTCCCCCGCTCGGAGGGCACGCCGCAGCGCCCGCACGGCACGTTCCGTACCGCGGCCCGCCGGCTGCCGGCGATCGCGGCGATGGGTTTCGACGTGGTCTACCTGCCGCCGATCCATCCGATCGGCAGCACCTTCCGCAAGGGCCGCAACAACACCCTGTCCGCCGGGCCCGACGATGTGGGTGTGCCGTGGGCGATCGGCTCGCCGGAGGGCGGGCATGACGCCGTCCATCCGGATCTGGGCACGATCGAGGACTTCGACTGGTTCGTGAAGGAGGCCGGGAAGCACGATCTGGAGATCGCGCTGGACTTCGCGCTGCAGTGTTCGCCGGATCATCCCTGGGTGCACAAGCACCCGGAGTGGTTCCACCACCGGCCGGACGGCACCATCGCGTACGCGGAGAACCCGCCGAAGAAGTACCAGGACATCTACCCGATCGCCTTCGACGCCGACATGGACGGGCTGATCGCGGAGACGCTGCGGGTGCTGCGGCACTGGATGGACCACGGGGTGCGGATCTTCAGAGTGGACAATCCGCACACCAAGCCGGTGGTGTTCTGGGAGCGGGTGATCGCGGACATCAACGCCACCGACCCGGACGTGATCTTCCTGGCCGAGGCGTTCACCCGCCCGGCGATGATGCACACCCTGGCCCAGATCGGCTTCCAGCAGTCCTACACGTACTTCACCTGGCGCACCACCAAGGAAGAACTCACCGAGTACCTGAGCGAGCTCTCGGGTGAGGCGGCCTCCTACATGCGGCCGAACTTCTTCGCCAACACCCCCGACATCCTGCACGAGTTCCTCCAGCACGGCGGCCGGCCCGCGTTCGCGCTGCGCGCGGTCCTGGCCGCGACCCTCTCACCGACCTGGGGCATCTACTCCGGCTACGAACTCGCCGAGAACACCCCGCTGCGGGAGGGCAGCGAGGAGTACCTGAACTCGGAGAAGTACCAGCTCAAGACCCGCGACTGGGACCGCGAGGACAGCCTCGCCCCCCTGATCACCCAGCTCAACATGATCAGGCGGGACAGCCCGGCCCTACGGCAGCTGCGTGACCTCCACTTCCACCACGCGGACAAGGACGAGGTGATCGCGTACTCGAAGCGGAACGGCTCGAACACGGTTCTGGTGGTCGTGAACCTCGATCCGCACCACACCCAGGAGGCCACGGTCTCGTTGGACATGCCGCAACTCGGCCTGGAATGGCACGAGTCGGTGCCGGTGCGCGACGAGCTCACCGGCGAGACCTATCACTGGGGCAGGGCGAACTACGTGCGTCTCGAACCGGGCACTCGCCCCGCGCACATCCTCACCGTCCTGCGACCGTCCACCCCGCAGATCGGAGGGTCACCCACAACATGA
- a CDS encoding S8 family peptidase, with the protein MARTRDRRLRWVGGLTAVSCAAALSAITLPAHAAPEGRILGAGEPGSVSGSYLVTLKGGTKAPSATGKGLAEKYGARISHTYGTVLNGYAIRADERQARRLAADSRVASVVQDTRVTLERAQKNPPSWGLDRVDQPKLPLDRSYTWPESAGAGTTVYVIDTGIRISHRDFGGRAAYGWDFVGGDRSAGDGNGHGTHVAATVAGTRYGVAKQTKVVAVRVLDDNGSGTTAQVIAGIDWVTKNARKPAVANLSLGGSHNAQLDAAVRTSIASGVSYTVAAGNDGLPAGLCSPADVPQAITVGAIDAKGTRPGFSNYGSALDLFAPGVSITSAGITSDTARATYSGTSMATPHAAGAAALYLAGHPKATPAQVGKALVKLATSGKVSGRGAGSPDKLLQVPGS; encoded by the coding sequence ATGGCACGGACGCGAGATCGGCGTCTGCGCTGGGTGGGGGGCCTGACCGCGGTGAGCTGTGCTGCCGCACTTTCGGCCATCACCCTGCCCGCGCACGCCGCACCGGAGGGGCGGATACTCGGCGCCGGAGAGCCCGGTTCCGTCAGCGGGAGTTACCTGGTGACACTCAAGGGGGGAACGAAGGCTCCGTCGGCGACCGGAAAAGGACTCGCCGAGAAGTACGGGGCGAGAATCAGCCATACCTACGGCACGGTACTCAACGGCTACGCGATCCGGGCCGACGAGAGACAGGCCAGGCGGCTCGCGGCGGACTCACGCGTCGCCTCGGTCGTCCAGGACACCCGGGTGACCCTGGAGCGCGCCCAGAAGAACCCGCCGTCCTGGGGCCTGGACCGCGTCGACCAGCCGAAGCTGCCGCTGGACAGGTCCTACACCTGGCCGGAGTCCGCGGGCGCCGGGACGACGGTGTACGTGATCGACACCGGCATCCGGATCTCCCACAGGGACTTCGGGGGCCGGGCCGCCTACGGCTGGGACTTCGTCGGGGGCGACAGATCGGCGGGGGACGGAAACGGCCACGGCACCCACGTGGCGGCCACCGTCGCCGGCACCAGGTACGGCGTCGCCAAACAGACGAAGGTGGTAGCCGTACGGGTCCTCGACGACAACGGATCGGGCACGACCGCCCAGGTCATCGCCGGTATAGACTGGGTGACGAAGAACGCGCGGAAGCCGGCGGTCGCCAACCTCAGCCTGGGCGGCTCCCACAACGCCCAGCTGGACGCTGCCGTCCGCACCAGCATCGCGTCCGGAGTGAGCTACACGGTCGCGGCGGGTAACGACGGCCTGCCGGCCGGGCTCTGCTCACCCGCCGACGTACCGCAGGCGATCACGGTCGGCGCGATCGACGCGAAGGGCACCCGGCCGGGCTTCTCGAACTACGGATCCGCCCTCGACCTGTTCGCACCAGGAGTCTCGATCACCTCCGCGGGCATCACGAGCGACACCGCGAGGGCGACCTACTCGGGTACGTCGATGGCGACCCCGCACGCGGCGGGCGCGGCCGCTTTGTATCTCGCCGGCCACCCGAAGGCCACTCCGGCGCAGGTCGGCAAAGCGCTGGTGAAACTGGCGACCTCCGGGAAGGTGTCCGGTCGGGGGGCAGGTTCACCGGACAAACTTCTCCAGGTGCCCGGTTCCTAG
- a CDS encoding glycosyltransferase family 1 protein translates to MKAIRRFTVRPVLPDPLRPLSDLARNLRWSWHAETRDLFQSVDPEHWAASGGDPVRLLGSVRPARLAELAEDRRFLRRLTAVADDLHDYVTGERWYQTHTGELPAAVAYFSPEFGITAALPQYSGGLGILAGDHLKAASDLGVPLIGVGLLYRHGYFRQSLSRDGWQQEHYPVLDPNELPVALLREADGTPAQVSLALPGGKQLHARIWLAQVGRVPLLMLDSDVEENDLGERGVTDRLYGGGSEHRLLQEMLLGIGGVRAVRTYCRLTGHAGPEVFHTNEGHAGFLGLERIAELCDQGLDFDAGLEAVRAGTVFTTHTPVPAGIDRFDRELVARHFGPDAELPRMDVGRILALGMETYPGGEPNLFNMAVMGLRLAQRANGVSLLHGQVSREMFSGLWPGFDPEEVPITSVTNGVHAPTWVAPEVFRLGARQIGAQRTEDALTVGGSDRWDAVGDIPDQDVWDLRRSLREQLVVEVRDRLRASWRQRGAGTAELGWIDGVLDPDVLTIGFARRVPSYKRLTLMLRDRDRLMDLLLHPERPIQIVVAGKAHPADDGGKRLVQELVRFADDPRVRHRIVFLPDYGMAMAQKLYPGCDIWLNNPLRPLEACGTSGMKAALNGCLNLSVLDGWWDEWFQPDFGWAIPTADGVGTDPDRRDDIEADALYDLLEQRVTPRFYEHGQGGLPDRWIEMVRQTLTLLGPKVLAGRMVREYVERLYAPAAHAHRTMAPDVARELAEWKSRVRAEWHRVTVDHVETTAATTTAELGTTLGLRVHVGLGALGPDDVEIQAVSGRVDEEDRIADAATVPLKSVGGPDAEGRWVYEGPLSLDRTGPFGYTVRVLPSHRLLASGAELGLVAVPSEDVVEGAGVLLR, encoded by the coding sequence GTGAAGGCTATCCGTCGATTCACCGTCCGACCCGTACTGCCCGATCCCCTCCGGCCCCTGAGCGACTTGGCGCGCAATCTGCGCTGGTCCTGGCATGCGGAGACCCGCGATCTCTTCCAGTCCGTCGATCCGGAGCACTGGGCCGCGTCGGGCGGTGATCCCGTACGACTGCTCGGCAGCGTGCGCCCCGCCCGGCTCGCCGAACTCGCCGAGGACCGCCGCTTCCTGCGCCGGCTCACCGCGGTCGCCGACGATCTCCACGACTATGTCACCGGTGAGCGCTGGTACCAGACCCACACCGGTGAACTCCCTGCCGCCGTCGCCTACTTCTCGCCCGAGTTCGGTATCACGGCCGCCCTGCCCCAGTACTCCGGCGGTCTGGGAATCCTGGCGGGCGACCATCTGAAAGCGGCCAGTGACCTGGGCGTACCGCTGATCGGCGTCGGTCTGCTGTACCGCCACGGCTACTTCCGCCAGTCCCTGTCCCGGGACGGCTGGCAGCAGGAGCACTATCCGGTCCTGGACCCCAACGAACTGCCGGTGGCGCTGCTGAGGGAGGCCGACGGCACCCCGGCACAGGTGTCGCTGGCCCTTCCCGGCGGCAAGCAGCTGCACGCACGGATCTGGCTGGCCCAGGTCGGCCGGGTGCCCCTGCTGATGCTGGACTCCGACGTCGAGGAGAACGACCTCGGCGAACGCGGGGTGACCGACCGGCTCTACGGCGGCGGCAGCGAACACCGTCTGCTCCAGGAGATGCTGCTGGGGATAGGGGGTGTCCGCGCCGTACGGACGTACTGCCGGCTGACCGGCCACGCCGGCCCCGAGGTCTTCCACACCAACGAGGGGCACGCCGGCTTCCTGGGCCTGGAACGGATCGCCGAACTCTGTGACCAGGGACTGGACTTCGACGCCGGCCTGGAGGCGGTCCGGGCGGGGACCGTCTTCACCACGCACACCCCCGTCCCGGCCGGCATCGACCGCTTCGACCGGGAGCTGGTCGCCCGGCACTTCGGTCCCGACGCCGAGCTCCCGCGTATGGACGTGGGCCGGATCCTCGCCCTCGGCATGGAGACCTACCCCGGCGGTGAGCCCAACCTCTTCAACATGGCCGTGATGGGTCTGCGCCTCGCCCAACGCGCCAACGGCGTCTCGCTGTTGCACGGGCAGGTCAGCCGGGAGATGTTCTCCGGACTCTGGCCGGGATTCGACCCCGAGGAGGTGCCGATCACCTCCGTGACCAACGGGGTGCACGCCCCGACCTGGGTCGCGCCCGAGGTGTTCCGGCTCGGCGCCCGCCAGATCGGCGCCCAGCGCACCGAGGACGCGCTGACCGTGGGCGGCTCGGACCGCTGGGACGCCGTGGGCGACATCCCCGACCAGGACGTCTGGGACCTGCGCCGCTCTCTGCGGGAGCAGCTGGTGGTGGAGGTACGGGACCGGCTGCGGGCGTCCTGGCGGCAACGCGGCGCCGGGACGGCGGAGCTGGGCTGGATCGACGGCGTGCTGGACCCCGACGTCCTCACGATCGGATTCGCACGCCGCGTCCCGTCGTACAAGCGGCTGACCCTGATGCTGCGGGACCGCGACCGGCTGATGGACCTGCTGCTGCACCCCGAACGCCCGATCCAGATCGTGGTGGCGGGCAAGGCGCACCCGGCGGACGACGGCGGAAAACGCCTGGTCCAGGAGCTGGTGCGGTTCGCGGACGACCCACGGGTCCGCCACCGGATCGTCTTCCTGCCCGATTACGGCATGGCGATGGCGCAGAAGCTGTACCCGGGCTGCGACATCTGGCTCAACAACCCGCTGCGGCCGCTGGAGGCCTGCGGCACCTCGGGCATGAAGGCGGCGCTCAACGGCTGTCTGAACCTGTCCGTCCTGGACGGCTGGTGGGACGAGTGGTTCCAGCCCGACTTCGGCTGGGCGATCCCGACGGCGGACGGCGTGGGGACCGACCCCGACCGCCGTGACGACATAGAGGCCGACGCCCTCTACGACCTCCTCGAACAGCGGGTGACCCCCCGCTTCTACGAGCACGGACAGGGAGGCCTCCCCGACCGCTGGATCGAGATGGTCCGCCAGACGCTCACCTTGCTGGGCCCGAAGGTCCTGGCCGGCCGCATGGTCCGCGAGTACGTCGAACGCCTCTACGCCCCGGCGGCGCACGCCCACCGCACGATGGCCCCGGACGTGGCGCGCGAGCTCGCGGAGTGGAAGTCCCGGGTGCGGGCGGAGTGGCACCGGGTGACGGTCGACCATGTGGAGACCACGGCCGCGACGACCACGGCCGAACTCGGCACCACGCTCGGCCTCAGGGTCCACGTGGGCCTCGGCGCCCTCGGCCCGGACGACGTGGAGATCCAGGCGGTCTCCGGCCGGGTGGACGAGGAGGACCGCATCGCGGACGCGGCGACGGTCCCGCTGAAGTCGGTCGGCGGCCCGGACGCGGAGGGTCGGTGGGTCTACGAGGGCCCGCTGTCCCTGGACCGTACGGGGCCCTTCGGCTACACGGTCCGCGTCCTGCCCTCGCATCGGCTGCTGGCGTCGGGCGCGGAGCTGGGGCTGGTGGCGGTGCCTTCGGAGGATGTGGTGGAGGGGGCGGGGGTGCTCCTGCGGTGA
- a CDS encoding DUF1990 domain-containing protein produces MSFTYDDVGATRRSGFCPPGFHPLHVRTRIGEGHDVFQKASEAVLTWEMHRALGVGIDATADRAAPDVDVTVTLAGVIRAPCRVVWTVEEHRRAGWAYGTLSGHPESGEESFVVDRTGDGTVWLTVSAFSRAAKWYARAGGPATRGLQHAYARKCGTVLRKLCGGEDAG; encoded by the coding sequence ATGTCCTTCACGTACGACGACGTCGGCGCGACCCGGCGGAGCGGATTCTGCCCGCCCGGCTTCCACCCCCTGCACGTACGCACCCGCATAGGCGAGGGTCACGACGTCTTCCAGAAGGCCTCCGAAGCGGTCCTGACCTGGGAGATGCACCGCGCCCTGGGCGTGGGCATCGACGCCACCGCGGACCGCGCGGCCCCCGACGTGGACGTCACGGTCACCCTCGCGGGCGTCATCAGGGCTCCCTGCCGAGTCGTCTGGACGGTCGAGGAACACCGCCGCGCGGGCTGGGCCTACGGCACCCTCTCCGGTCACCCCGAGTCCGGAGAGGAGTCGTTCGTCGTCGACCGCACGGGCGACGGGACGGTGTGGCTGACGGTGTCGGCGTTCAGCCGCGCCGCGAAGTGGTACGCCCGGGCGGGGGGCCCGGCGACCCGGGGCTTGCAGCACGCGTACGCGCGGAAGTGCGGGACGGTGCTGCGGAAGCTGTGCGGCGGGGAGGACGCGGGCTGA
- a CDS encoding M4 family metallopeptidase, whose amino-acid sequence MTPLYARHKRTTLAIATAVAAGALLTTGLTTGSAAAVTPAEGSSKATPAGAPVQLSAAARTSLIKEQQADAGTTAQEIGLGSKEKLVVKDVVRDADGTVHTRYERTYDGLPVLGGDLVVHESKSGATEGVSKATKATIKVASLTPKVTVAKAETQALTAARAAGSDKAAADGARKVIWAASGTPVLAYETIVGGFQDDGTPNQLHVITDAATGKKLFEYQGIENATGTGKSLYSGTVSLETTLSGSTYQLTDGTRGSHKTYNKSHGTSSSAGTLFTDADNTWGTGAASSSTTDQTAAVDAAYGAAETWDFYKSTFGRSGIKNNGVAAYSRVHYGNQYVNAFWDDSCFCMTYGDGEGNVSPLTSLDVAGHEMSHGVTSNTAGLNYSGESGGLNEATSDIFGTGVEFYANNSNDVGDYLIGEEIDINGDGSPLRYMDKPSKDGGSADSWSSSVGNLDVHYSSGVANHFFYLLSEGSGAKTINGVSYNSPTSNGSTVTGIGRAKALQIWYKALTTYFTSTTNYKSARTGTLSAASALYGSTSTEYKAVAAAWSAVNVS is encoded by the coding sequence GTGACCCCCCTCTACGCGCGTCACAAGCGCACCACCCTGGCCATCGCCACCGCTGTCGCCGCCGGTGCCCTGCTCACCACCGGTCTGACCACCGGCAGCGCCGCCGCCGTGACCCCGGCGGAAGGCTCCAGTAAGGCCACCCCCGCGGGCGCCCCGGTCCAGCTGTCCGCGGCCGCGCGCACCTCCCTCATCAAGGAGCAGCAGGCCGACGCCGGGACCACGGCTCAGGAGATAGGCCTCGGCTCCAAGGAGAAGCTGGTCGTCAAGGACGTCGTGAGAGACGCCGACGGCACGGTCCACACCCGCTACGAGCGCACCTACGACGGTCTGCCCGTCCTCGGCGGCGACCTGGTCGTCCACGAGTCGAAGTCCGGTGCGACCGAGGGCGTCTCCAAGGCGACGAAGGCCACCATCAAGGTCGCCTCGCTGACCCCGAAGGTCACCGTCGCCAAGGCCGAGACGCAGGCGCTGACCGCCGCCAGGGCCGCAGGCTCGGACAAGGCCGCCGCGGACGGCGCGCGCAAGGTCATCTGGGCCGCCTCGGGCACCCCCGTCCTCGCCTACGAGACGATCGTCGGCGGCTTCCAGGACGACGGCACCCCGAACCAGCTGCACGTCATCACCGACGCCGCCACCGGCAAGAAGCTCTTCGAGTACCAGGGCATCGAGAACGCGACCGGCACCGGCAAGAGCCTGTACTCGGGCACGGTCAGCCTCGAAACCACCCTGTCGGGCTCGACGTACCAGCTGACCGACGGCACGCGCGGCAGCCACAAGACGTACAACAAATCGCACGGCACCAGCTCCTCCGCGGGCACCCTGTTCACGGACGCCGACAACACGTGGGGCACCGGAGCCGCCTCCAGCTCCACCACCGACCAGACGGCGGCCGTCGACGCCGCCTACGGCGCGGCGGAGACCTGGGACTTCTACAAGTCCACCTTCGGCCGCAGCGGCATCAAGAACAACGGTGTCGCGGCCTACTCCCGCGTGCACTACGGCAACCAGTACGTGAACGCGTTCTGGGACGACAGCTGCTTCTGCATGACGTACGGCGACGGTGAGGGCAACGTCAGCCCGCTCACCTCGCTGGACGTGGCAGGCCACGAGATGAGCCACGGCGTCACCTCGAACACGGCGGGCCTGAACTACTCCGGCGAGTCCGGCGGCCTCAACGAGGCCACCTCGGACATCTTCGGCACGGGCGTGGAGTTCTACGCCAACAACTCCAACGACGTCGGTGACTACCTCATCGGCGAGGAGATCGACATCAACGGCGACGGCAGCCCGCTGCGCTACATGGACAAGCCCAGCAAGGACGGCGGCTCGGCGGACTCCTGGTCCTCGTCGGTCGGCAACCTGGACGTCCACTACTCGTCGGGCGTGGCGAACCACTTCTTCTACCTCCTCTCGGAGGGCAGCGGCGCCAAGACGATCAACGGCGTGTCCTACAACTCGCCGACGTCCAACGGCTCCACGGTCACCGGCATCGGCCGCGCCAAGGCCCTGCAGATCTGGTACAAGGCGCTGACGACGTACTTCACGTCGACGACCAACTACAAGTCGGCGCGCACGGGCACGCTCTCCGCGGCGTCCGCCCTGTACGGCTCCACCAGCACCGAGTACAAGGCGGTGGCCGCGGCCTGGTCCGCGGTCAACGTGAGCTAG